Proteins encoded within one genomic window of Cellulomonas xiejunii:
- a CDS encoding SMI1/KNR4 family protein, with amino-acid sequence MPRDDALFRELVAPFEPPVDHDLIRSIEAELGIRLPEAYIRLSRVHNGGHLALNAHRTEQPTTWATDHVGITSIAAIGRTAPFSLCGELGNAFWVREWGYPDIGVYFADCPSAGHDMIALDYRASGEPRVVHVDQEVDFRITAVAANFASFVDGLVPESDFP; translated from the coding sequence GTGCCTCGCGACGACGCGCTCTTCCGGGAATTGGTCGCTCCGTTCGAGCCTCCGGTGGATCACGATCTGATCCGGTCGATCGAGGCGGAGCTCGGCATCCGACTGCCCGAGGCCTACATCAGACTCTCCCGGGTCCACAACGGCGGGCATCTCGCATTGAACGCCCACAGGACTGAGCAGCCGACGACATGGGCGACGGACCACGTCGGCATCACATCGATCGCCGCGATCGGGCGCACGGCACCTTTCAGCCTCTGCGGCGAGCTCGGCAACGCGTTCTGGGTGCGGGAATGGGGCTACCCCGACATCGGCGTCTACTTCGCGGACTGCCCATCCGCCGGCCACGACATGATCGCCCTCGACTACCGGGCTTCTGGAGAACCTCGTGTCGTGCACGTCGACCAGGAGGTCGACTTCCGCATCACAGCGGTTGCAGCCAACTTCGCCTCCTTCGTCGACGGCCTCGTACCAGAGTCCGACTTTCCGTAA